Proteins from one Catenuloplanes atrovinosus genomic window:
- a CDS encoding HAD family hydrolase has product MGNRTHLVWDWNGTLLNDLHLVVAATNAAFASIAGPAVTPDEHRRNFRRPISEYYAGVLGRAVGADEFGVLDGIFHDAYRDGLTSVALAADAADAMREWGPHQSLLSMWFHSELVPAIERYGLTSHFLRVDGLPGTVGGGLKAEYLARHLAGLGVDGTRTVLIGDSLDDADAAHSVGGAVVLYTGGFTDPDRLRASGLPVADTLSEAVRIAKTL; this is encoded by the coding sequence ATGGGCAATCGCACGCACCTGGTCTGGGACTGGAACGGCACGCTCCTCAACGACCTGCATCTCGTCGTCGCCGCGACGAACGCGGCCTTCGCCAGCATCGCCGGCCCGGCGGTCACCCCGGACGAGCACCGGCGCAACTTCCGCCGCCCCATCTCGGAGTACTACGCGGGGGTGCTCGGCCGGGCGGTCGGCGCGGACGAGTTCGGCGTGCTCGACGGGATCTTCCACGACGCGTACCGGGATGGCCTGACCTCGGTGGCGCTGGCCGCGGACGCGGCGGACGCGATGCGCGAGTGGGGCCCGCACCAGTCACTGCTGTCCATGTGGTTCCACAGCGAGCTGGTGCCGGCCATCGAGCGGTACGGCCTGACCTCGCACTTCCTGCGCGTCGACGGCCTGCCCGGCACGGTCGGCGGCGGCCTCAAGGCCGAATACCTGGCCCGCCACCTGGCCGGACTCGGCGTGGACGGCACCCGCACCGTGCTGATCGGCGACTCGCTGGACGACGCGGACGCGGCGCACTCGGTCGGCGGCGCGGTCGTGCTCTACACCGGCGGCTTCACCGACCCGGACCGGCTGCGCGCCTCCGGCCTCCCGGTCGCGGACACGCTGTCCGAGGCCGTGCGGATCGCCAAGACCCTCTAA
- a CDS encoding HAD family hydrolase, translating to MRKVTVSTDAQGHTAGWVSTDLEAALVPEPAPRAAAFFDLDNTMMQGASLYWFARGLASRRYFTARDVARFAWQQARFRLVSEHRGHISSARDVALAFFRGWTVGDVERLAEEIFDELMAERIWPGTHALARTHLERGQRVWLVTAAPIEIGRVIAQRLGLTGAIGTVAEITDGVYTGRLVGDLMHGAAKADAVHRLAEVEGLELRRCTAYSDSANDLPMLTCVGTAVATNPDAALRRIARTKGWQVRDFRTARKAARVAVPVAVVTGVLAGAALTVAVRRRAAR from the coding sequence ATGCGCAAGGTGACCGTGAGCACGGACGCACAGGGTCACACCGCCGGCTGGGTCTCGACCGACCTGGAGGCCGCGCTCGTCCCGGAGCCGGCCCCCCGCGCCGCCGCCTTCTTCGACCTGGACAACACGATGATGCAGGGCGCGTCGCTGTACTGGTTCGCCCGCGGCCTCGCCTCCCGCCGCTACTTCACGGCACGCGACGTCGCCCGGTTCGCCTGGCAGCAGGCCCGCTTCCGGCTGGTCAGCGAGCACCGCGGCCACATCAGCAGCGCGCGCGACGTGGCGTTGGCGTTCTTCCGCGGCTGGACCGTCGGGGACGTGGAACGGCTGGCCGAGGAGATCTTCGACGAGTTGATGGCGGAGCGGATCTGGCCCGGCACGCACGCGCTGGCCCGCACCCACCTGGAGCGCGGCCAGCGGGTCTGGCTGGTCACCGCCGCGCCGATCGAGATAGGGCGGGTGATCGCGCAGCGGCTCGGCCTGACCGGCGCCATCGGCACGGTCGCCGAGATCACCGACGGCGTCTACACCGGACGGCTGGTCGGCGACCTGATGCACGGCGCGGCCAAGGCGGACGCGGTGCACCGGCTCGCCGAGGTGGAGGGACTGGAGCTGCGGCGCTGCACCGCGTACAGCGACTCGGCCAACGATCTGCCCATGCTGACCTGCGTCGGCACCGCCGTGGCGACCAACCCGGACGCGGCGCTGCGCCGCATCGCGCGCACCAAGGGCTGGCAGGTCCGCGACTTCCGCACCGCGCGCAAGGCGGCCCGGGTGGCGGTGCCGGTCGCCGTGGTCACCGGCGTGCTCGCCGGCGCCGCGCTGACCGTGGCCGTCCGGCGGCGGGCGGCCCGATGA
- a CDS encoding bifunctional uroporphyrinogen-III C-methyltransferase/uroporphyrinogen-III synthase, which translates to MTRTRKAVGHIAFVGAGPGDPGLLTRRAHDAVVDADQVIYDRGLPESLIEALKAQAAEDAQFTPAEGAPGDVAKVLLSAARSGLHAAWLVAGDPFGHDSVVEAVQAVARTAAHFEVVPGIGQAAGVATYAGVPLPGVRTAGDVDDVTTLDFEALAAALGRGSISLAVDAGDLAAVRDGLLAAGVDGTTPVGVTGDGTGDTQHTTTSTVDSFVAAALGFTGRVVLTLGAGVTERDKLSWWENRPLYGWKVLVPRTKEQAGVMSARLRAYGAIPCEVPTIAVEPPRTPAQMERAIKGLVDGRYAWVVFTSVNAVRAVWEKFGEHGLDARHFGGVKIACIGEATAEAVRAFGIQPELIPAGEQSSEGLLAEFSPHDEILDPVGRVLLPRADIATETLAAGLVERGWEVDDVTAYRTVRAAPPPADIRDAIKSGGFDAVLFTSSSTVRNLVGIAGKPHQRTVVAVIGPKTAETATEFGLRVDVQPPHASVPDLVEALAGYAVELREKLAAMPAKQRRGSKVQGPTALRFR; encoded by the coding sequence ATGACCCGCACCCGTAAAGCCGTAGGCCACATCGCGTTCGTCGGGGCCGGCCCCGGCGACCCAGGCCTGCTGACCCGTCGTGCGCACGACGCCGTCGTCGACGCGGACCAGGTGATCTACGACCGTGGCCTGCCGGAATCGCTGATCGAGGCGCTGAAGGCCCAGGCCGCCGAGGACGCCCAGTTCACGCCCGCCGAGGGCGCGCCCGGGGACGTGGCGAAGGTGCTGCTCTCCGCCGCCCGGTCCGGGCTGCACGCGGCCTGGCTGGTGGCCGGCGACCCGTTCGGCCACGACTCGGTGGTCGAGGCGGTGCAGGCGGTCGCGCGTACCGCCGCGCACTTCGAGGTCGTGCCCGGCATCGGGCAGGCGGCCGGCGTCGCGACCTACGCGGGCGTGCCGCTGCCCGGCGTGCGGACCGCGGGCGACGTGGACGACGTGACCACGCTCGACTTCGAGGCGCTCGCCGCCGCGCTCGGCCGCGGCTCGATCTCGCTCGCGGTCGACGCGGGCGACCTCGCGGCGGTCCGGGACGGGCTGCTCGCCGCCGGCGTCGACGGCACCACGCCGGTCGGCGTCACCGGCGACGGCACCGGCGACACGCAGCACACCACCACCTCCACGGTCGACTCGTTCGTCGCGGCCGCGCTCGGCTTCACCGGCCGCGTGGTGCTCACGCTCGGCGCGGGCGTCACCGAGCGGGACAAGCTGAGCTGGTGGGAGAACCGTCCGCTGTACGGCTGGAAGGTCCTGGTCCCGCGCACCAAGGAGCAGGCCGGCGTGATGAGCGCGCGGCTGCGGGCCTACGGCGCGATCCCGTGCGAGGTGCCGACCATCGCGGTCGAGCCGCCGCGCACCCCGGCCCAGATGGAGCGGGCGATCAAGGGCCTGGTCGACGGCCGGTACGCCTGGGTGGTCTTCACCTCGGTCAACGCGGTCCGCGCGGTCTGGGAGAAGTTCGGCGAGCACGGCCTGGACGCCCGGCACTTCGGCGGCGTCAAGATCGCGTGCATCGGCGAGGCGACCGCGGAGGCGGTGCGCGCGTTCGGCATCCAGCCGGAGCTGATCCCGGCCGGCGAGCAGTCCTCCGAGGGCCTGCTGGCCGAGTTCTCCCCGCACGACGAGATCCTCGACCCGGTGGGCCGGGTGCTGCTGCCGCGTGCCGACATCGCCACCGAGACGCTCGCGGCCGGCCTGGTCGAGCGGGGCTGGGAGGTCGACGACGTGACCGCGTACCGGACCGTCCGGGCCGCGCCGCCGCCCGCCGACATCCGCGACGCGATCAAGTCCGGTGGCTTCGACGCGGTGCTCTTCACCTCGTCCTCCACCGTCCGCAACCTGGTCGGCATCGCCGGCAAGCCGCACCAGCGCACGGTGGTCGCGGTGATCGGCCCGAAGACCGCGGAGACCGCGACGGAGTTCGGCCTGCGGGTCGACGTCCAGCCGCCGCACGCCTCGGTCCCGGACCTGGTGGAGGCGCTCGCCGGGTACGCCGTCGAGCTGCGCGAGAAGCTGGCCGCCATGCCGGCCAAGCAGCGCCGCGGCTCGAAGGTGCAGGGCCCGACGGCGCTCCGCTTCCGCTAG
- a CDS encoding sensor histidine kinase, with protein sequence MTTLPAQSETTAPATMRQLLIDSGYVLIGLPLGLIGFILTIVTVTLGAGLAVTVIGLPILAGGLYVARGFADLERLRLPAVLRAPYIRPAYRKAKEGSGLWGRVFAPILDTQSWLDFAHALLMLPIAAVAFAFTAVWWAGALAGVTYWAWDWALPYEPDNTDLPELLGLPDTGGSRIALYTVLGIFFLTTLPLVVRGAALLSAYTGRALLTGMAQFQTRITTLEGQRRAAVSAEAHALRRLERDIHDGPQQRLVRLAMDLGRAQQQLESDPAAARATLDEALAHTVDTLNELRALSRGIAPPVLADRGLPSALAALAGRSTVPVELAVDPELGTPAGRLDAVVENAAYFVVAEALANLNKHSNASEAWLTVAHAGGRLGISVLDNGAGGAHLAKGHGLAGLADRVQAAGGTLRIDSPMGGPTELRVDLPC encoded by the coding sequence ATGACCACGCTCCCCGCCCAATCGGAGACCACGGCCCCGGCCACGATGCGGCAATTGCTGATTGATTCCGGTTACGTCCTGATCGGCCTGCCGCTGGGCCTCATCGGCTTCATCCTGACGATCGTCACCGTCACTCTGGGTGCCGGGCTGGCGGTCACCGTCATCGGGCTGCCGATCCTGGCGGGCGGCCTGTACGTCGCGCGCGGGTTCGCCGACCTGGAACGGCTGCGCCTGCCGGCGGTGCTGCGGGCGCCCTACATCCGGCCCGCCTACCGGAAGGCGAAGGAGGGCAGCGGGCTGTGGGGCCGGGTCTTCGCCCCGATCCTGGACACCCAGTCGTGGCTGGACTTCGCGCACGCGCTGCTGATGCTGCCGATCGCGGCCGTCGCGTTCGCGTTCACCGCGGTCTGGTGGGCCGGCGCGCTGGCCGGCGTCACGTACTGGGCCTGGGACTGGGCACTGCCCTACGAGCCGGACAACACCGACCTGCCGGAGCTGCTCGGCCTGCCGGACACCGGCGGCTCGCGGATCGCGCTCTACACCGTGCTCGGCATCTTCTTCCTCACCACGCTGCCGCTGGTCGTCCGCGGCGCCGCGCTGCTCAGTGCGTACACCGGCCGGGCGCTGCTGACCGGCATGGCGCAGTTCCAGACGCGGATCACCACGCTGGAGGGGCAGCGGCGGGCCGCGGTCTCCGCCGAGGCGCACGCGCTGCGGCGGCTGGAGCGGGACATCCACGACGGCCCGCAGCAGCGCCTGGTCCGGCTGGCCATGGACCTCGGCCGCGCGCAGCAGCAGCTGGAGTCGGACCCGGCGGCCGCCAGGGCCACGCTCGACGAGGCGCTGGCGCACACCGTGGACACGCTCAACGAGCTGCGCGCGCTGTCCCGGGGCATCGCGCCGCCGGTGCTGGCCGACCGCGGGCTGCCGAGCGCGCTGGCGGCGCTGGCCGGGCGGTCGACCGTACCGGTGGAGCTGGCCGTCGATCCGGAACTCGGCACCCCGGCCGGGCGGCTGGACGCGGTCGTGGAGAACGCGGCGTACTTCGTGGTCGCCGAGGCGCTGGCGAACCTGAACAAGCACAGCAACGCCAGCGAGGCGTGGCTGACCGTGGCGCACGCGGGTGGCCGGCTCGGCATCTCGGTGCTGGACAACGGCGCCGGCGGCGCGCACCTGGCGAAGGGGCACGGGCTGGCCGGGCTGGCCGATCGGGTCCAGGCCGCGGGCGGCACGCTGCGCATCGACAGCCCGATGGGCGGGCCGACGGAGCTGCGGGTCGACCTGCCGTGCTAG
- the hemB gene encoding porphobilinogen synthase, giving the protein MSYPDIRPRRLRTTPAMRRMVEETRVAPAELILPMFVKEGLSEPRPITSMPGVVQHSRDSLRKAVVEAVQAGVGGVMLFGVPETRDETGSGGTDPDGILNVALRDVRSEVGDATVIMSDVCLDEFTSHGHCGVLAADGTVDNDATLDAYARMAVAQAEAGAHVLGPSGMMDGQVGVIRRALDAAGYTDRAILAYAVKYASSFYGPFREAVESALQGDRRTYQQNPANVRESLREVALDVAEGADMVMVKPALPYLDVLTRVADAVDVPVAAYQISGEYAMVEAAAANGWIDREAAILETLTSIRRAGAQLILSYWAVEAATLLRRRY; this is encoded by the coding sequence ATGTCCTACCCCGACATCCGCCCCCGGCGTCTCCGCACCACCCCGGCCATGCGCCGGATGGTCGAGGAGACCCGGGTGGCGCCGGCCGAGCTGATCCTGCCGATGTTCGTCAAGGAAGGGCTCAGCGAGCCCCGGCCGATCACGTCGATGCCGGGCGTGGTGCAGCACTCCCGCGACTCGCTGCGTAAGGCCGTGGTCGAGGCCGTCCAGGCGGGCGTCGGCGGCGTGATGCTCTTCGGCGTGCCGGAGACCCGCGACGAGACGGGCTCCGGCGGCACCGACCCGGACGGCATCCTCAACGTGGCGCTGCGCGACGTGCGCTCCGAGGTCGGCGACGCCACGGTGATCATGAGCGACGTCTGCCTGGACGAGTTCACCTCGCACGGGCACTGCGGCGTGCTGGCCGCCGACGGCACCGTCGACAACGACGCCACGCTCGACGCGTACGCGCGGATGGCCGTGGCCCAGGCGGAGGCCGGCGCGCACGTGCTCGGCCCGTCCGGCATGATGGACGGCCAGGTCGGCGTGATCCGCCGCGCGCTCGACGCGGCCGGCTACACCGACCGCGCCATCCTCGCCTACGCCGTGAAGTACGCGTCGTCGTTCTACGGCCCGTTCCGCGAGGCCGTCGAGTCCGCGCTGCAGGGCGACCGCCGCACGTACCAGCAGAACCCGGCCAACGTGCGCGAGTCGCTGCGCGAGGTCGCGCTGGACGTCGCCGAGGGCGCCGACATGGTCATGGTCAAGCCCGCGCTGCCCTACCTCGACGTGCTGACCCGCGTCGCGGACGCGGTCGACGTGCCGGTCGCCGCGTACCAGATCAGCGGCGAGTACGCGATGGTCGAGGCCGCGGCCGCGAACGGCTGGATCGACCGCGAGGCCGCGATCCTGGAGACGCTCACCTCGATCCGCCGCGCCGGCGCCCAGCTGATCCTCAGCTACTGGGCCGTCGAGGCAGCCACGCTGCTGCGCCGCCGATACTGA
- a CDS encoding PadR family transcriptional regulator, with product MREPTFWILTALTDQARHGYGIIREAEDLSGGSVRLQAGTLYAALDRLAAEGLVEIDREETVDGRPRRYYRLTDDGATALAEETARLTRNADTAAARLRTRPGFALAVPHARPATA from the coding sequence ATGCGCGAACCCACGTTCTGGATTCTCACCGCGCTCACCGACCAGGCCCGTCACGGCTACGGCATCATCCGCGAGGCCGAGGACCTGTCCGGCGGCTCCGTCCGGCTCCAGGCCGGCACGCTCTACGCCGCCCTGGACCGGCTCGCCGCCGAGGGCCTGGTCGAGATCGACCGTGAGGAGACCGTCGACGGCCGTCCCCGTCGCTACTACCGCCTCACCGACGACGGCGCCACCGCGCTCGCGGAGGAGACCGCCCGCCTCACCCGCAACGCCGACACCGCCGCCGCCCGCCTGCGCACCCGCCCAGGCTTCGCCCTCGCCGTCCCGCACGCCCGCCCGGCGACCGCGTGA
- a CDS encoding redox-sensing transcriptional repressor Rex → MSQHPPPGAPGHPAPVPALPDLPEATVARLPEYLRALHNLAEAGHETASSEELAAAAGVNSAKLRKDLSHLGSYGTRGVGYDVTLLVDQIENVLGLTQRRSVVLVGLGNLGHALAGYAGFASRGFRIAALFDVDPDLVGQRIHGLVVRHLDELPQVAAEDPIAIGVISTPAEGAQSVADRLVAAGVTGILNFAPCVLNVPGGVDVRKVDLAIELQILSFHQHRKSSAAGPAGLTALPGGLTGPGAHHSTDAAEAVGS, encoded by the coding sequence ATGAGCCAGCACCCCCCGCCAGGCGCGCCCGGGCACCCGGCGCCCGTCCCCGCGCTGCCGGACCTCCCCGAGGCCACGGTCGCCCGGCTGCCGGAGTACCTGCGCGCGTTACACAACCTGGCGGAGGCCGGCCACGAGACGGCCTCCAGCGAGGAGTTGGCCGCCGCGGCCGGCGTCAACTCCGCCAAGCTCCGCAAGGACCTCTCCCACCTCGGGTCGTACGGCACCCGCGGCGTCGGCTACGACGTGACGCTGCTGGTCGACCAGATCGAGAACGTGCTCGGTCTCACGCAGCGGCGCTCCGTCGTGCTGGTCGGCCTGGGCAACCTGGGCCACGCGCTCGCCGGATACGCCGGGTTCGCCAGCCGCGGCTTCCGCATCGCCGCGCTCTTCGACGTCGACCCGGACCTGGTCGGCCAGCGCATCCACGGCCTCGTGGTGCGCCACCTCGACGAGCTTCCGCAGGTCGCGGCCGAGGACCCGATCGCGATCGGCGTCATCTCCACACCCGCGGAGGGCGCCCAGAGCGTAGCGGACCGTTTGGTGGCGGCCGGGGTCACGGGCATCCTGAACTTCGCGCCCTGCGTGCTGAACGTGCCGGGGGGCGTGGACGTCAGAAAGGTCGATCTCGCGATCGAACTGCAGATCCTCTCCTTCCACCAGCACCGCAAGTCGAGCGCGGCCGGCCCGGCCGGGCTCACCGCCCTGCCCGGAGGCCTGACCGGGCCGGGAGCACACCATTCCACCGACGCTGCGGAGGCGGTCGGATCGTGA
- a CDS encoding glutaredoxin family protein: MEEPRLTLITRPGCHLCEVAKEAIDRVVAATGDRYLEVDVESDLELEREYGERVPVILLDGREHGYWRVEEARLLADLARPR; encoded by the coding sequence GTGGAGGAGCCCCGACTGACCCTGATCACCCGGCCCGGCTGCCACCTGTGCGAGGTGGCCAAGGAGGCGATCGACCGGGTGGTCGCCGCGACCGGTGACCGCTACCTCGAGGTCGACGTGGAGAGCGACCTCGAACTGGAGCGGGAGTACGGCGAACGGGTCCCCGTGATCCTGCTGGACGGCCGGGAGCACGGCTACTGGCGGGTGGAGGAGGCCCGCCTGCTGGCCGATCTCGCACGGCCCCGCTGA
- a CDS encoding response regulator transcription factor, translating to MRVVIAEDAVLLREGLIRLLTEHGHEVVAAVDTGPALVAAVGEHRPDVSIVDVRMPPSHTDEGLRAAVEARALVPGTPILVLSQYVEVSYADDLLADRAGAIGYLLKDRVAAVADFLDGLGRVAGGGTVLDPEVVAQLFARRRRDDPLRQLTPREREVLGLMAEGLSNTAIARKLVVSDGAVEKHVRNIFTKLQLPPDEEQHRRVLAVLAYLRG from the coding sequence ATGCGGGTCGTGATCGCCGAGGACGCGGTGCTGTTGCGGGAAGGTCTCATCCGGCTGCTGACCGAGCACGGGCACGAGGTGGTCGCGGCCGTGGACACCGGGCCCGCGCTGGTCGCGGCCGTCGGGGAGCACCGGCCGGACGTCTCGATCGTGGACGTGCGGATGCCGCCGTCGCACACCGACGAGGGGCTGCGCGCCGCGGTGGAGGCCCGGGCGCTGGTGCCGGGCACGCCGATCCTGGTGCTCTCCCAGTACGTCGAGGTCTCCTACGCCGACGACCTGCTCGCCGACCGGGCCGGCGCCATCGGATACCTGCTCAAGGACCGGGTGGCGGCGGTGGCGGACTTCCTCGACGGGCTCGGCCGGGTGGCGGGCGGCGGCACCGTGCTGGACCCGGAGGTGGTCGCGCAGCTGTTCGCGCGCCGCCGCCGGGACGACCCGCTGCGCCAGCTCACGCCGCGCGAGCGGGAGGTCCTCGGGCTGATGGCGGAGGGCCTGTCCAACACCGCGATCGCCCGGAAGCTGGTGGTCAGCGACGGTGCGGTGGAGAAGCACGTCCGGAACATCTTCACCAAGCTGCAATTGCCGCCGGACGAGGAGCAGCACCGCCGGGTGCTGGCGGTGCTGGCGTACCTGCGCGGTTAG
- a CDS encoding glutamyl-tRNA reductase, producing the protein MKLLVVGASYRTSPVPVLERLTTSPADLPGMLSRLLAQPYVGEAVVLSTCNRVEVYAAVSGFHGGLGDICAVLAAHAGFDVPAELASHLYVHFDGDAVEHTFKVAAGLDSMVIGEPQILGQLRDAYHTATEADSAGRLLHELMQQGLRVGKRAHAETGIDRAGQSVVTAALEVAAEHLPGGLDGRPALVIGAGAMGALSVATLSRAGVGPLRVTNRNAGRAERLAEAYGAHAVGYPDVIGALRDADLVVSATASQTPVLTREILEAAAAARTGRDPLVVLDLALPRDVAPDAADVPGVVVLDIDRLAEARRDHPASADTVAVENIVAAEVESFLGWLRGKDVAPTVAALRGRADDVVSAELRRLNQRHPEFSDDQRADVAKTLHRVVQQLLHSPTVRVRQLAQTPGGDQYAALLRDLFDLDIPQATHADAVPEIGGDA; encoded by the coding sequence GTGAAACTCCTCGTCGTCGGCGCGTCGTACCGCACCAGCCCGGTCCCGGTGCTGGAGCGGCTCACGACGTCGCCCGCGGACCTGCCCGGCATGCTGAGCCGGCTGCTCGCCCAGCCGTACGTCGGCGAGGCCGTGGTGCTGTCCACCTGCAACCGGGTGGAGGTCTACGCGGCGGTCTCCGGCTTCCACGGCGGTCTCGGCGACATCTGCGCCGTGCTCGCCGCGCACGCCGGCTTCGACGTCCCGGCCGAGCTCGCCAGCCACCTGTACGTGCACTTCGACGGCGACGCCGTGGAGCACACGTTCAAGGTCGCGGCCGGGCTCGACTCCATGGTCATCGGCGAGCCGCAGATCCTGGGCCAGCTGCGCGACGCGTACCACACGGCCACCGAGGCGGACTCGGCCGGCCGGCTGCTGCACGAGCTGATGCAGCAGGGCCTGCGGGTCGGCAAACGGGCGCACGCGGAGACCGGCATCGACCGGGCCGGCCAGAGCGTGGTCACGGCCGCGCTCGAGGTCGCGGCCGAGCACCTGCCCGGCGGGCTCGACGGGCGCCCGGCGCTGGTCATCGGCGCGGGCGCGATGGGCGCGCTCTCCGTCGCCACGCTGAGCCGGGCCGGCGTCGGCCCGCTGCGCGTGACGAACCGCAACGCCGGGCGGGCCGAGCGGCTCGCCGAGGCGTACGGCGCGCACGCGGTCGGCTACCCGGACGTGATCGGCGCGCTGCGCGACGCGGACCTGGTCGTCTCCGCCACCGCCTCGCAGACACCGGTCCTCACCCGGGAGATCCTGGAGGCGGCGGCCGCCGCGCGTACCGGCCGGGACCCGCTGGTCGTGCTGGACCTCGCGCTCCCGCGCGACGTGGCGCCGGACGCGGCCGACGTGCCGGGCGTGGTCGTGCTCGACATCGACCGGCTCGCCGAGGCCCGCCGCGACCATCCCGCCTCCGCGGACACCGTCGCGGTGGAGAACATCGTCGCGGCCGAGGTGGAGAGCTTCCTCGGCTGGCTGCGCGGCAAGGACGTGGCACCGACCGTGGCGGCGCTGCGCGGGCGCGCGGACGACGTGGTCAGCGCGGAGCTGCGCCGGCTCAACCAGCGCCACCCGGAGTTCAGCGACGACCAGCGCGCGGACGTGGCGAAGACGCTGCACCGCGTGGTCCAGCAGCTGCTGCACTCGCCGACCGTCCGGGTCCGCCAGCTGGCCCAGACGCCCGGCGGCGACCAGTACGCGGCGCTGCTGCGCGACCTGTTCGACCTGGACATCCCGCAGGCGACGCACGCCGACGCCGTACCCGAGATCGGAGGGGACGCGTGA
- a CDS encoding ECF subfamily RNA polymerase sigma factor, BldN family, with translation MARAESSGSERTRNRPPNAPPNQAPPRTGTPTNGGRVGAPVKPAPPGQRTTDTTPLPVTGPNSGPEAPQRPSRPDPSDAAAEVWALVERAQAGEAEAFGLIYDRYVDTVFRFIYFRVGNRQLAEDLTSDTFLRALKRIGSFTWQGRDLGAWLVTIARNLVADHFKSGRYRLEVTTGDVLDADREDRGPEGSPEAAVVDHITNVALLTAVKQLNPEQQECIVLRFLQGFSVAETAQAMGKNEGAIKALQYRAVRTLARLLPDGFQP, from the coding sequence ATGGCGCGCGCGGAGAGCAGCGGCAGCGAGCGCACCCGGAACCGCCCACCCAACGCGCCGCCGAACCAGGCGCCGCCCCGGACCGGCACGCCCACCAACGGCGGCCGGGTCGGCGCCCCGGTCAAGCCCGCCCCGCCCGGGCAGCGCACCACCGACACCACGCCGCTGCCGGTCACCGGGCCCAACTCCGGGCCGGAGGCGCCGCAGCGCCCGAGCCGGCCGGACCCGTCCGACGCCGCCGCGGAGGTGTGGGCCCTGGTCGAGCGCGCCCAGGCCGGCGAGGCCGAGGCGTTCGGGCTGATCTACGACCGGTACGTGGACACCGTGTTCCGGTTCATCTACTTCCGGGTCGGCAACCGCCAGCTCGCCGAGGACCTGACCTCGGACACGTTCCTGCGCGCGCTCAAGCGGATCGGCAGCTTCACCTGGCAGGGCCGCGACCTCGGCGCCTGGCTGGTCACCATCGCCCGCAACCTGGTCGCCGACCACTTCAAGTCCGGCCGCTACCGGCTGGAGGTGACCACCGGCGACGTGCTCGACGCCGACCGCGAGGACCGCGGGCCGGAGGGCAGCCCGGAGGCGGCGGTCGTCGACCACATCACCAACGTGGCCCTGCTCACCGCGGTCAAGCAGCTCAACCCGGAGCAGCAGGAGTGCATCGTGCTCCGCTTCCTCCAGGGTTTCTCCGTGGCGGAGACCGCGCAGGCGATGGGGAAGAACGAGGGCGCGATCAAGGCGTTGCAGTACCGGGCCGTGCGTACGCTCGCCCGGCTCCTGCCGGACGGCTTCCAGCCGTGA
- the hemC gene encoding hydroxymethylbilane synthase, with translation MTTPQREGTTPDGADTPLRLGTRGSALALAQSQRVANALTAATGRAVELVRIVTSGDTSAAPVQTLGVGVFVSALRDALSAGEIDFAVHSYKDLPTAPAPGLHIAAVPAREDPRDALISRGGLRLSELPPGARIGTGALRRIAQLHALGLQFEVVAIRGNIDTRISRVVGPHADLDAVVLARAGLSRLGRNGEIAETLDPMLMLPAPAQGALAVECRADDADLVDLLAVLDDPATRAVVAAERSLLATLEAGCSAPVGAYAEIAEGDDGDEIYLRGAVIAPDGGHDVRLSRTGRPADAVEIGKALAADLLDAGAAGLWTAGAAAAQPPNGTTPTASPRTAEAHVTGSTQ, from the coding sequence GTGACCACCCCCCAGCGAGAGGGCACCACGCCGGACGGCGCCGATACCCCGCTGCGCCTGGGCACCCGGGGCAGCGCGCTCGCGCTCGCCCAGTCCCAGCGCGTGGCGAACGCGCTCACCGCGGCCACCGGCCGGGCGGTCGAGCTGGTCCGCATCGTGACCAGCGGCGACACCTCGGCCGCGCCGGTGCAGACGCTCGGTGTCGGCGTGTTCGTCTCCGCGCTGCGCGACGCGCTGTCGGCCGGGGAGATCGACTTCGCGGTGCACAGCTACAAGGACCTGCCGACCGCACCGGCCCCGGGCCTGCACATCGCGGCCGTACCGGCCCGGGAGGACCCGCGCGACGCGCTCATCTCCCGCGGCGGGCTGCGGCTGTCCGAGCTGCCCCCGGGCGCCCGGATCGGCACCGGCGCGCTGCGCCGCATCGCCCAGCTCCACGCGCTCGGCCTGCAGTTCGAGGTCGTCGCGATCCGCGGCAACATCGACACCCGGATCTCCCGGGTGGTCGGCCCGCACGCGGACCTGGACGCGGTCGTGCTGGCCCGGGCCGGGTTGTCCCGCCTCGGCCGGAACGGCGAGATCGCCGAGACCCTCGACCCGATGCTCATGCTGCCCGCGCCCGCGCAGGGCGCGCTCGCCGTGGAGTGCCGCGCCGACGACGCCGACCTGGTCGACCTGCTCGCCGTGCTGGACGACCCGGCCACCCGGGCGGTCGTCGCGGCCGAGCGGTCGCTGCTGGCCACGCTGGAGGCCGGTTGCAGCGCCCCGGTCGGCGCGTACGCGGAGATCGCCGAGGGCGACGACGGCGACGAGATCTACCTGCGCGGCGCCGTGATCGCCCCGGACGGCGGCCACGACGTGCGCCTGTCCCGCACCGGACGCCCGGCCGACGCCGTCGAGATCGGCAAGGCGCTCGCGGCCGACCTGCTCGACGCCGGTGCCGCCGGACTCTGGACGGCCGGCGCCGCCGCCGCACAGCCCCCGAATGGCACGACTCCGACTGCCTCACCGCGGACCGCGGAAGCACATGTAACTGGGAGCACGCAATGA